Proteins encoded in a region of the Hypanus sabinus isolate sHypSab1 chromosome 12, sHypSab1.hap1, whole genome shotgun sequence genome:
- the LOC132402518 gene encoding homeobox protein Nkx-2.4-like yields MSLSPKHTTPFSVTDILSPIEETYKKFGGMEGAGNLAPPLGGYRQPQVSQATMQQHTMGHNATVATTYHMPHGVSQFSHSAMGGYCNGSIGNMGDLPSYQDTMRNGAAATGWYGSNPDPRYSTISRFMGTSSGMNMAGMGALTGMADAAKPMAPLHATPRRKRRVLFSQAQVYELERRFKQQKYLSAPEREHLASMIHLTPTQVKIWFQNHRYKMKRQAKDKATQQMQQENNMCQQQQSPRRVAVPVLVKDGKPCQNGSSTPTANQQQQQQQGTNGILPVATTTISQQQQSQQVNSLAQAQDLGQVSPNPTSLHSSVTNMSQMDSGTADYTGSMVNPSLLYGRTW; encoded by the exons ATGTCGTTGAGCCCAAAGCACACAACGCCTTTTTCAGTGACAGACATCCTGAGCCCGATCGAGGAGACCTACAAGAAGTTCGGTGGCATGGAAGGCGCTGGCAACCTTGCACCTCCTCTGGGAGGTTACCGCCAACCTCAGGTCTCTCAGGCGACCATGCAGCAGCACACCATGGGTCACAACGCCACGGTGGCGACCACCTATCACATGCCACACGGCGTCTCCCAGTTCTCTCACAGTGCCATGGGAGGCTACTGTAACGGGAGCATTGGCAACATGGGGGATCTCCCGTCTTACCAAGACACCATGAGGAATGGCGCCGCAGCGACTGGCTGGTACGGATCAAATCCCGATCCCAGATACTCAACAA TTTCTCGCTTCATGGGGACGTCCTCTGGAATGAATATGGCGGGAATGGGGGCTTTAACTGGAATGGCAGACGCCGCCAAACCAATGGCACCTTTACACGCTACGCCCAGGAGGAAAAGAAGGGTGCTGTTTTCTCAGGCCCAAGTCTACGAGTTGGAACGGCGCTTCAAACAGCAGAAGTATCTGTCCGCTCCAGAAAGGGAGCATCTGGCCAGCATGATCCACCTGACACCAACGCAAGTGAAAATCTGGTTTCAGAACCATCGCTACAAGATGAAGCGCCAGGCCAAGGACAAGGCTACCCAGCAGATGCAGCAGGAGAACAACATGTGCCAGCAGCAGCAGTCTCCCAGGAGAGTGGCCGTGCCAGTTCTTGTCAAAGACGGTAAACCGTGCCAGAATGGCTCGAGTACTCCGACTGCCAACCAACAGCAACAGCAGCAACAGGGTACGAACGGGATCCTGCCGGTCGCCACAACTACCATCTCGCAACAGCAACAGAGTCAACAAGTGAATTCACTCGCCCAAGCTCAAGACCTGGGCCAGGTATCGCCCAATCCGACGTCCCTCCACAGTTCGGTTACTAATATGTCCCAAATGGACTCAGGAACTGCGGACTACACGGGGAGTATGGTAAATCCCAGCCTGCTCTACGGCAGGACCTGGTAG